One window from the genome of Garra rufa chromosome 1, GarRuf1.0, whole genome shotgun sequence encodes:
- the cog1 gene encoding conserved oligomeric Golgi complex subunit 1 isoform X1, which yields MATVPAQSLRVSEIKDPTVLFERYSTDEIRAIERKVRGEIEQKKEELRQMVGERYRDLIDAADTIGEMRQCSESVVHSIQDMYRYCHKLKQTKTPPQSSGKAEGQKQSQEKFYTMASQIKLLLEIPERVWSAMESSQYLQATQLYLMCCHLHSQLHLEGGGHQYSPVLSRFPILVRQVAAAGHFRSTILLESKSVLRGRAVSDQAIAEALVSTMLLEDSSPRQALADFLLARKASIQQLLNQPQHGAGVKAQVCSLVELLVTTLYQAYAVFYVPPEGQVSDTGLGCGLLFTTLENVTSNTSSGKEKKVLDKEMSTGSWFKYLPPSVMNFQPVLRTLAQPIQREQLRDTLQQWIDTCKEDIRSGVSSLLVYVKSLKGLAGIRDAVWELLSSESISQHWGTVCQSLLERPLALWDDLLQQLFLQRLQAITQEGTEGISSSSRQLLSSALRDLQGQATAGSFSRGAQYESDVAAFLWSESQGDLLSDTAWVSVAQRSPQQKSGLSMKTQALTPCVQTFCSSLDSKLKAKLDDLQHYLPSDKISKELSETVPVTTSSSIDRFMDAGAVEDILREHCLACVRDVLSSVRAELANAQAKTPRPSKLNSVLFMARLCQSMGELCPSLKQCILGKQGGLDTVNRGTPRQGKKLGKGNTAKAVDVSPAQAKWSCLKEELLSCSMEAYGIWSSALTRALVGSFATTLHAGTAGSILSTATNWDELEIQEETESGNSIMSKIRLPVQPSWYVHSLLFHLCLEVNRVGGHALPKVTLLDLLRGCLDQVVSEYEKLTQGTQSKDAALPMTQNRALQLLFDLRYLSATLGSRLEEGRSSRSQQDPRIQQVCDSLESHIDPFDLDVFTPHLNSNLNRLSQRTSVLLGLLSGTEKQFTSRTNNINSQEPYNILPLASSQIRFGLLPLSMTNSRKSNSATHGADITRPLVAPSSASAPQDSFRPGNLFRQLANQEEETAAPSLFKLGWLSSMAK from the exons ATGGCTACGGTACCGGCCCAGTCTCTCCGGGTGTCAGAAATTAAAGACCCCACCGTTTTATTTGAACGGTACAGTACGGATGAGATCCGTGCTATCGAGAGGAAAGTGCGCGGAGAAATAGAGCAGAAGAAGGAAGAACTTCGACAGATGGTCGGTGAACGTTACCGGGATTTGATCGATGCCGCTGACACGATCGGTGAGATGAGACAGTGCTCGGAAAGTGTCGTTCACTCCATCCAGGACATGTACCGGTACTGCCACAAACTGAAACAGACGAAAACCCCTCCTCAGTCCAGCGGCAAAGCAGAG GGTCAAAAACAGTCACAAGAGAAATTCTACACAATGGCATCACAGATAAAGCTTCTCCTGGAAATCCCTGAGCGTGTCTGGAGCGCGATGGAGTCCTCGCAGTACCTGCAGGCCACACAACTGTATCTGATGTGCTGTCATCTTCACAGCCAGCTACACTTGGAGGGAGGAGGGCATCAATACAGCCCTGTCCTCTCTCGCTTCCCCATCCTGGTGCGCCAGGTAGCAGCTGCTGGTCATTTCAG gtCTACCATCTTATTGGAGAGTAAGTCTGTGCTGCGCGGCAGGGCGGTGTCTGATCAAGCAATCGCTGAAGCATTGGTCTCCACTATGCTCCTGGAAGACAGCTCCCCTCGCCAGGCACTTGCTGATTTCCTGCTGGCTAGGAAAGCATCCATTCAGCAACTGCTTAATCAGCCCCAGCATG GTGCTGGTGTTAAAGCGCAGGTTTGTTCTTTGGTGGAGCTGCTGGTCACCACTCTGTATCAGGCGTACGCTGTTTTTTACGTGCCTCCGGAGGGCCAAGTGTCCGATACTGGTTTGGGATGTGGCCTGCTTTTCACCACCTTGGAGAATGTGACGTCCAACACATCTTCTG GGAAAGAGAAGAAAGTTCTGGACAAGGAGATGAGCACAGGAAGCTGGTTTAAATACCTTCCCCCTTCAGTAATGAACTTCCAGCCTGTCCTTCGGACACTAGCACAGCCTATACAGAGGGAGCAGCTCAGAGACACGCTGCAGCAGTGGATTGACAC CTGTAAGGAGGATATCCGCAGTGGAGTCAGCAGCCTTCTGGTCTATGTGAAGAGTCTGAAGGGTCTGGCTGGGATTCGAGACGCTGTGTGGGAACTGCTCAGCAGCGAGTCCATCAGTCAGCACTGGGGTACTGTGTGCCAGTCCCTCCTTGAACGACCTCTGGCCTTGTGGGACGATCTTTTGCAGCAGCTCTTCCTGCAGCGACTTCAG GCGATCACGCAAGAGGGCACAGAAGGGATCTCCAGCAGCTCCAGACAGCTTTTGTCTTCAGCTCTGCGGGATCTGCAGGGTCAAGCCACAGCTGGTAGCTTTAGCCGTGGGGCACAGTATGAGAGTGACGTTGCAGCTTTCCTGTGGTCTGAATCTCAAGGTGACCTGCTCAGCGACACAGCCTGGGTGAGTGTAGCCCAACGCAGCCCACAGCAAAAGAGCGGCCTGTCCATGAAGACCCAGGCCCTCACCCCCTGTGTCCAGACCTTCTGCTCCTCTCTGGACTCCAAACTCAAAGCCAAATTAGATGATCTGCAACACTACTTGCCCTCTGACAAAATCAGCAAGGAGCTTTCAGAGACGGTCCCAGTCACGACTAGCTCCTCTATTGACCGCTTTATGGATGCCGGAGCGGTGGAGGACATTCTTAGAGAGCACTGTCTGGCATGTGTCAGGGACGTCCTTTCCAGCGTGCGTGCTGAGCTCGCAAATGCCCAGGCTAAGACCCCCAGGCCCAGCAAGTTAAATTCTGTGCTCTTTATGGCCAGACTATGCCAGTCAATGGGGGAATTGTGTCCTAGTCTGAAACAGTGCATTCTGGGGAAGCAGGGGGGCTTGGATACTGTGAACAGAGGCACTCCACGACAGGGCAAGAAGTTAGGCAAAGGCAACACAGCCAAGGCAGTGGATGTCAGCCCAGCTCAGGCAAAGTGGAGCTGTCTGAAAGAGGAACTTCTGTCCTGCAGCATGGAGGCCTATGGAATCTGGAGTTCAGCACTCACCAGG GCACTTGTGGGCAGCTTTGCTACGACTCTTCACGCTGGAACTGCTGGATCCATCCTGAGTACTGCGACAAATTGGGATGAGCTTGAAATACAGGAAGAGACAGAGTCAGGAAACAGTATAATGTCCAAAATACGACTCCCTGTGCAG CCATCATGGTATGTTCATTCGTTACTCTTTCATCTGTGCCTTGAGGTCAATAGGGTCGGAGGTCACGCGTTACCAAAAGTCACTCTCTTGGACCTCTTGCGGGGTTGTCTAGACCAGGTGGTGAGTGAGTATGAAAAACTCACTCAGGGCACACAGAGCAAG GATGCAGCCCTCCCCATGACCCAGAACAGAGCTTTGCAGCTGCTGTTTGACCTTCGCTATCTCAGTGCCACTCTTGGGTCCCGCCTTGAAGAGGGCAGAAGTTCCCGCTCTCAGCAAGACCCAAG GATCCAGCAGGTCTGCGACTCCCTGGAAAGTCACATTGATCCATTTGACCTGGATGTTTTCACTCCACATCTGAACAGTAACTTGAACCGGCTTTCACAAAGAACCTCT GTGCTTTTAGGATTGTTGAGTGGCACAGAGAAGCAGTTTACCTCTAGGACCAACAATATCAACTCTCAGGAACCATACAACATCCTTCCTTTGGCAAGCAGCCAGATCCG GTTTGGTTTGCTGCCGTTGAGTATGACAAACTCTCGGAAGAGCAATTCAGCCACACATGGAGCAGATATCACTAGACCACTG GTGGCTCCCTCCTCTGCTTCTGCTCCGCAGGATAGTTTTCGCCCAGGAAATCTCTTCAGGCAGTTAGCCAATCAAGAAGAGGAAACAGCAGCCCCCTCTCTGTTTAAATTAGGCTGGCTTTCTAGCATGGCCAAATGA
- the rgs9a gene encoding regulator of G-protein signaling 9a: MTIRSDRDHGQRYRPRMSCLKKVEATVVQMQDPSTGVKGTDQKLNVTTIPYAITGEVIVAWITKNMNMESEEAQAFGTMLVAFGYIYPLQDHKKLVLRPDGSLYRFQTPYFWPVQKWRAEDSDYAIYLAKRNIRKKGVLDVYEQEEYNKLHTWMNHKWDFIVMQAKEQYHAGKARQKADRVVFDCQERAYWIVHRPPPQTHSAMDYGLDRHIDPNEEEKKTYDYYRRIIIFTQQAVMRSKVKSSVSLGALVKYMTTFKNHDPFLVPCLPSNPWQTDDDSYWELNMPDVEVPTKMRVERWSFSFYELLVDPRGRADFKIFLKKEFSGENLAFWEAAEELKWGTAASMSEKAEQIFKTFLAPGAPRWINIDGRTMGLTVKGLEHPHRYVLDAAQTHIFMLMKKDTFYRYLKSPVYKEIQKKAISPEPHSFSDAQLQQNMRNRRPSISPIITWQKEQEEKAKAAAAAGPVDIKKLMASKLDRK; encoded by the exons ATGACCATAAGATCGGACCGAGATCATGGACAACGTTATCGGCCACGGATGTCCTGCCTTAAAAAG GTGGAGGCCACAGTTGTTCAGATGCAGGACCCATCGACTGGAGTGAAGGGAACAGATCAGAAGCTAAACGTTACAACCATTCCATATGCCATCACTG GTGAGGTTATTGTTGCATGGATCACCAAAAATATGAACATGGAGAGCGAAG AGGCTCAAGCATTTGGCACAATGTTAGTGGCATTCGGGTACATCTACCCTCTGCAGGACCACAAAAAGCTTGTCCTCAGACCAGATGGCAGTTTGTACCGCTTTCAG ACCCCCTATTTCTGGCCTGTGCAAAAGTGGAGAGCCGAGGACTCCGATTATG CAATCTATCTGGCAAAGAGAAACATTCGGAAAAAGGGAGTGCTTGATGTTTATGAGCAG GAGGAGTACAACAAACTTCACACATGGATGAACCACAAATGGGATTTTATTGTGATGCAAGCTAAAGAGCAGTACCA TGCCGGGAAGGCGCGTCAGAAGGCAGACAGAGTTGTGTTTGACTGTCAGGAAAGAGCCTACTGGATTGTCCACAGGCCTCCA CCACAAACTCACAGCGCTATGGACTACGGCCTGGATCGCCATATTGACCCTAATGAGGAGGAG aaaaaaacctaTGATTACTACAGAAGAATT ATCATCTTCACACAACAGGCCGtcatgaggtcaaaggtcaaGTCTTCAGTATCTCTTGGAGC CCTGGTCAAGTATATGACAACATTTAAGAACCACGACCCATTCCTCGTTCCCTGCCTCCCCAGCAATCCCTGGCAAACCGATGACGACTCTTACTGGGAGTTGAACATGCCAGA TGTTGAAGTTCCCACAAAGATGAGGGTGGAGCGCTGGTCCTTTAGCTTCTATGAGTTGCTTGTTGACCCACGAGGCCGTGCAGACTTCAAGATTTTCCTAAAGAAAGAATTTAGTG GTGAGAATCTAGCTTTCTGGGAAGCCGCTGAAGAGCTGAAATGGGGAACAGCAGCTTCAATGTCAGAGAAAGCAGAACAAATTTTCAA aaCCTTTTTGGCCCCTGGAGCACCACGCTGGATCAACATTGATGGCAGGACAATGGGTCTTACAGTAAAGGGACTGGAACATCCTCACCGATACGTACTGGACGCTGCCCAGACCCACATCTTCATGCTGATGAAAAAG GATACATTTTATCGCTACCTTAAGTCACCAGTTTACAAGGAAATACAGAAAAAGGCCATTTCACCAGAACCACACAGTTTCTC TGATGCCCAGCTGCAGCAAAACATGAGGAACCGCAGGCCGAGCATCAGCCCCATCATCACCTGGCAGAAGGAGCAGGAAGAGAAAGCAAAGGCAGCAGCTGCAGCTGGACCCGTAGACATTAAAAAACTGATGGCAAGCAAACTAGATCGCAAATAG
- the smim22 gene encoding small integral membrane protein 22 yields MDKNIQQDFETQFSDVVSRLQSKKMFQSDWDIASFAVFFIFIGMVLLLVILVLIRCCCCCCCDEKPRRQKVGTDNMAMEP; encoded by the exons ATGGACAAGAACATTCAACAGGATTTTGAGACCCAGTTCAGTGATGTGGTCTCAAGACTACAATCAAAGAAGATGTTTCAGTCAGACTGGGACATTGCCTCTTTCGCAGTTTTCTTCATCTTTATAG GCATGGTCCTGTTGCTGGTTATCTTGGTTCTCATCcgctgctgttgctgctgctgctgtgatgAAAAG CCAAGAAGACAGAAAGTGGGCACTGACAATATGGCAATGGAGCCGTGA
- the cog1 gene encoding conserved oligomeric Golgi complex subunit 1 isoform X2, whose product MATVPAQSLRVSEIKDPTVLFERYSTDEIRAIERKVRGEIEQKKEELRQMVGERYRDLIDAADTIGEMRQCSESVVHSIQDMYRYCHKLKQTKTPPQSSGKAEGQKQSQEKFYTMASQIKLLLEIPERVWSAMESSQYLQATQLYLMCCHLHSQLHLEGGGHQYSPVLSRFPILVRQVAAAGHFRSTILLESKSVLRGRAVSDQAIAEALVSTMLLEDSSPRQALADFLLARKASIQQLLNQPQHGAGVKAQVCSLVELLVTTLYQAYAVFYVPPEGQVSDTGLGCGLLFTTLENVTSNTSSGKEKKVLDKEMSTGSWFKYLPPSVMNFQPVLRTLAQPIQREQLRDTLQQWIDTCKEDIRSGVSSLLVYVKSLKGLAGIRDAVWELLSSESISQHWGTVCQSLLERPLALWDDLLQQLFLQRLQAITQEGTEGISSSSRQLLSSALRDLQGQATAGSFSRGAQYESDVAAFLWSESQGDLLSDTAWVSVAQRSPQQKSGLSMKTQALTPCVQTFCSSLDSKLKAKLDDLQHYLPSDKISKELSETVPVTTSSSIDRFMDAGAVEDILREHCLACVRDVLSSVRAELANAQAKTPRPSKLNSVLFMARLCQSMGELCPSLKQCILGKQGGLDTVNRGTPRQGKKLGKGNTAKAVDVSPAQAKWSCLKEELLSCSMEAYGIWSSALTRALVGSFATTLHAGTAGSILSTATNWDELEIQEETESGNSIMSKIRLPVQPSWYVHSLLFHLCLEVNRVGGHALPKVTLLDLLRGCLDQVVSEYEKLTQGTQSKDAALPMTQNRALQLLFDLRYLSATLGSRLEEGRSSRSQQDPRIQQVCDSLESHIDPFDLDVFTPHLNSNLNRLSQRTSVLLGLLSGTEKQFTSRTNNINSQEPYNILPLASSQIRFGLLPLSMTNSRKSNSATHGADITRPLFYVA is encoded by the exons ATGGCTACGGTACCGGCCCAGTCTCTCCGGGTGTCAGAAATTAAAGACCCCACCGTTTTATTTGAACGGTACAGTACGGATGAGATCCGTGCTATCGAGAGGAAAGTGCGCGGAGAAATAGAGCAGAAGAAGGAAGAACTTCGACAGATGGTCGGTGAACGTTACCGGGATTTGATCGATGCCGCTGACACGATCGGTGAGATGAGACAGTGCTCGGAAAGTGTCGTTCACTCCATCCAGGACATGTACCGGTACTGCCACAAACTGAAACAGACGAAAACCCCTCCTCAGTCCAGCGGCAAAGCAGAG GGTCAAAAACAGTCACAAGAGAAATTCTACACAATGGCATCACAGATAAAGCTTCTCCTGGAAATCCCTGAGCGTGTCTGGAGCGCGATGGAGTCCTCGCAGTACCTGCAGGCCACACAACTGTATCTGATGTGCTGTCATCTTCACAGCCAGCTACACTTGGAGGGAGGAGGGCATCAATACAGCCCTGTCCTCTCTCGCTTCCCCATCCTGGTGCGCCAGGTAGCAGCTGCTGGTCATTTCAG gtCTACCATCTTATTGGAGAGTAAGTCTGTGCTGCGCGGCAGGGCGGTGTCTGATCAAGCAATCGCTGAAGCATTGGTCTCCACTATGCTCCTGGAAGACAGCTCCCCTCGCCAGGCACTTGCTGATTTCCTGCTGGCTAGGAAAGCATCCATTCAGCAACTGCTTAATCAGCCCCAGCATG GTGCTGGTGTTAAAGCGCAGGTTTGTTCTTTGGTGGAGCTGCTGGTCACCACTCTGTATCAGGCGTACGCTGTTTTTTACGTGCCTCCGGAGGGCCAAGTGTCCGATACTGGTTTGGGATGTGGCCTGCTTTTCACCACCTTGGAGAATGTGACGTCCAACACATCTTCTG GGAAAGAGAAGAAAGTTCTGGACAAGGAGATGAGCACAGGAAGCTGGTTTAAATACCTTCCCCCTTCAGTAATGAACTTCCAGCCTGTCCTTCGGACACTAGCACAGCCTATACAGAGGGAGCAGCTCAGAGACACGCTGCAGCAGTGGATTGACAC CTGTAAGGAGGATATCCGCAGTGGAGTCAGCAGCCTTCTGGTCTATGTGAAGAGTCTGAAGGGTCTGGCTGGGATTCGAGACGCTGTGTGGGAACTGCTCAGCAGCGAGTCCATCAGTCAGCACTGGGGTACTGTGTGCCAGTCCCTCCTTGAACGACCTCTGGCCTTGTGGGACGATCTTTTGCAGCAGCTCTTCCTGCAGCGACTTCAG GCGATCACGCAAGAGGGCACAGAAGGGATCTCCAGCAGCTCCAGACAGCTTTTGTCTTCAGCTCTGCGGGATCTGCAGGGTCAAGCCACAGCTGGTAGCTTTAGCCGTGGGGCACAGTATGAGAGTGACGTTGCAGCTTTCCTGTGGTCTGAATCTCAAGGTGACCTGCTCAGCGACACAGCCTGGGTGAGTGTAGCCCAACGCAGCCCACAGCAAAAGAGCGGCCTGTCCATGAAGACCCAGGCCCTCACCCCCTGTGTCCAGACCTTCTGCTCCTCTCTGGACTCCAAACTCAAAGCCAAATTAGATGATCTGCAACACTACTTGCCCTCTGACAAAATCAGCAAGGAGCTTTCAGAGACGGTCCCAGTCACGACTAGCTCCTCTATTGACCGCTTTATGGATGCCGGAGCGGTGGAGGACATTCTTAGAGAGCACTGTCTGGCATGTGTCAGGGACGTCCTTTCCAGCGTGCGTGCTGAGCTCGCAAATGCCCAGGCTAAGACCCCCAGGCCCAGCAAGTTAAATTCTGTGCTCTTTATGGCCAGACTATGCCAGTCAATGGGGGAATTGTGTCCTAGTCTGAAACAGTGCATTCTGGGGAAGCAGGGGGGCTTGGATACTGTGAACAGAGGCACTCCACGACAGGGCAAGAAGTTAGGCAAAGGCAACACAGCCAAGGCAGTGGATGTCAGCCCAGCTCAGGCAAAGTGGAGCTGTCTGAAAGAGGAACTTCTGTCCTGCAGCATGGAGGCCTATGGAATCTGGAGTTCAGCACTCACCAGG GCACTTGTGGGCAGCTTTGCTACGACTCTTCACGCTGGAACTGCTGGATCCATCCTGAGTACTGCGACAAATTGGGATGAGCTTGAAATACAGGAAGAGACAGAGTCAGGAAACAGTATAATGTCCAAAATACGACTCCCTGTGCAG CCATCATGGTATGTTCATTCGTTACTCTTTCATCTGTGCCTTGAGGTCAATAGGGTCGGAGGTCACGCGTTACCAAAAGTCACTCTCTTGGACCTCTTGCGGGGTTGTCTAGACCAGGTGGTGAGTGAGTATGAAAAACTCACTCAGGGCACACAGAGCAAG GATGCAGCCCTCCCCATGACCCAGAACAGAGCTTTGCAGCTGCTGTTTGACCTTCGCTATCTCAGTGCCACTCTTGGGTCCCGCCTTGAAGAGGGCAGAAGTTCCCGCTCTCAGCAAGACCCAAG GATCCAGCAGGTCTGCGACTCCCTGGAAAGTCACATTGATCCATTTGACCTGGATGTTTTCACTCCACATCTGAACAGTAACTTGAACCGGCTTTCACAAAGAACCTCT GTGCTTTTAGGATTGTTGAGTGGCACAGAGAAGCAGTTTACCTCTAGGACCAACAATATCAACTCTCAGGAACCATACAACATCCTTCCTTTGGCAAGCAGCCAGATCCG GTTTGGTTTGCTGCCGTTGAGTATGACAAACTCTCGGAAGAGCAATTCAGCCACACATGGAGCAGATATCACTAGACCACTG TTTTACGTGGCCTAG